A window of Dorea formicigenerans contains these coding sequences:
- a CDS encoding glycyl radical protein, whose product MNERIQRLRKELTEQKPYVDGERCKIFTESMKTTDGLPIIIRRAKSFYEVLDKMTVWVKPGELIVGNMAKNAKSSPVFPEYSAQWILEELDGKPYRWEDRPGDKFYILPEDEKIVRECAEYWNGKTLYDYVRKNLPKEVNDAWDAGVTDETWVCAAGLGNEIVDYKMVVEKGLEDVLTRIQEKKDSIDILDPDALKQLHFLEAAKLGNEAVLNYSNRLADKCEEEAGKTDDSEYKKELMELAEICRYVPFHPARTFQEAVQSIFMVLLAVHMESNGHAISLGRFDQYVYPLYKKDIEEGRITKEKALEIIECFFIKCNELNKLRSWPDTEFFMGYQMFINLAICGQTVEGKDATNDISRMCIQACRELKLITPSVSVKCFDGTTDEVLMDALEATIEHKGGMPAFYNDKAFIKILREMGVAEEDLVDWCPDGCIEASIPGKWDFAAKGPWLSIEKVLEITLNNGKDPATGTVFRKPDKDIVASSSMEDIFEEYKKTLKYFLDLNCLTEHINDEVHVRYDLNAFRSSLVQDCIGRCLDLVEGGALYSADGGPTAGTISAGDALTGIEYLVFDKKILTMEQLLHACATNFEDESTTPTGKEIQMIMKNKVPKFGNDDDYADKWVVAIEEYVGHSLNHDYKSSKYGKGPVPCCFAYSQTPVTGNISFGSRIGATPDGRSAGEPVNNGVSPANGSERNGATAACNSVAKIPTIYDQKGNIFNMRLAPSTIANQESRQKILDMMRALFDKDAEQIQFNVVDNEVLKEAQKRPEDFPDLMVRVSGYSALFTSLGVACQNDVINRTEVEM is encoded by the coding sequence ATGAATGAAAGAATTCAGCGGCTTCGAAAAGAGCTGACAGAACAGAAACCGTATGTAGATGGTGAGAGATGTAAGATATTTACAGAATCTATGAAAACAACAGATGGTCTGCCGATTATTATCCGCAGGGCAAAATCTTTTTATGAAGTGCTGGATAAAATGACAGTCTGGGTAAAACCAGGGGAATTGATTGTTGGTAATATGGCAAAAAACGCAAAGAGTTCACCAGTATTTCCAGAATATTCTGCTCAGTGGATTCTAGAAGAGTTAGATGGAAAACCGTATCGATGGGAAGACAGACCTGGAGACAAATTTTATATTTTGCCAGAAGATGAAAAAATAGTTCGCGAATGTGCAGAATATTGGAATGGAAAGACACTTTATGATTATGTTCGCAAAAATCTGCCAAAGGAAGTCAATGATGCATGGGATGCAGGAGTCACAGATGAAACATGGGTATGTGCAGCCGGACTGGGGAATGAGATTGTTGATTATAAAATGGTTGTTGAGAAGGGTCTGGAAGATGTATTGACAAGAATTCAAGAGAAAAAAGACAGCATTGATATTCTGGATCCAGACGCGCTGAAGCAATTACATTTCCTGGAAGCAGCAAAGCTTGGAAATGAAGCAGTGTTAAATTATTCCAACCGACTTGCAGATAAGTGTGAAGAAGAAGCAGGAAAAACAGATGATTCAGAGTACAAGAAAGAGTTAATGGAGCTGGCTGAGATTTGTAGATATGTACCGTTTCATCCAGCGAGAACATTCCAAGAAGCTGTACAGTCAATTTTCATGGTTCTCCTTGCCGTACATATGGAATCTAATGGACATGCAATTTCACTTGGTAGATTTGATCAGTATGTATATCCTCTTTATAAGAAAGATATTGAAGAGGGAAGAATTACAAAAGAAAAAGCATTAGAGATTATAGAATGTTTCTTCATTAAATGTAATGAATTAAACAAACTTCGTTCCTGGCCAGATACAGAATTTTTTATGGGATATCAGATGTTCATTAATCTGGCGATTTGTGGACAGACTGTAGAAGGAAAGGATGCAACAAATGATATTTCAAGAATGTGTATTCAGGCGTGCAGAGAACTGAAATTAATCACACCTTCTGTGTCAGTCAAGTGCTTTGATGGAACGACAGATGAAGTGCTTATGGATGCGCTGGAGGCAACGATTGAACACAAAGGTGGAATGCCTGCATTTTATAATGATAAAGCATTTATAAAAATTTTGAGAGAGATGGGTGTTGCTGAAGAGGATCTGGTTGACTGGTGTCCGGATGGCTGTATTGAGGCATCTATTCCTGGAAAATGGGATTTCGCAGCAAAAGGACCTTGGCTCAGTATTGAAAAGGTTCTGGAAATAACATTGAATAATGGAAAAGACCCGGCAACAGGAACTGTGTTTAGAAAACCAGACAAAGATATTGTGGCAAGCTCATCTATGGAAGATATCTTTGAAGAATATAAAAAGACTTTGAAATACTTCCTGGATCTGAATTGTCTGACAGAACACATCAATGATGAAGTCCATGTGAGATATGACTTAAATGCTTTCAGGTCTTCGCTTGTACAGGATTGTATCGGAAGGTGTCTGGATTTGGTTGAGGGTGGTGCATTGTATTCAGCAGATGGAGGTCCGACAGCAGGAACCATCAGTGCGGGAGATGCATTAACAGGAATTGAGTATCTTGTATTTGACAAAAAGATACTGACAATGGAACAGTTGTTACATGCATGTGCCACAAATTTTGAGGATGAGTCAACAACTCCGACAGGAAAAGAGATTCAGATGATCATGAAAAATAAAGTTCCAAAGTTTGGAAATGATGATGACTATGCAGATAAATGGGTTGTAGCAATCGAGGAATATGTTGGACATAGTCTAAATCATGATTATAAGAGTTCAAAATATGGAAAAGGTCCAGTACCTTGTTGTTTCGCTTATAGCCAGACGCCGGTAACCGGAAATATTTCATTTGGAAGCCGTATTGGAGCAACACCGGATGGAAGATCAGCAGGAGAACCGGTAAATAACGGAGTATCTCCGGCAAATGGTTCCGAACGGAACGGGGCAACTGCTGCATGCAATTCTGTTGCAAAGATTCCTACAATCTATGACCAGAAAGGAAATATTTTCAATATGAGACTTGCACCATCTACAATTGCAAACCAGGAATCCAGACAGAAAATTCTTGATATGATGCGGGCATTATTTGATAAGGATGCAGAGCAGATTCAGTTTAACGTTGTAGATAATGAAGTCTTAAAAGAAGCACAGAAAAGACCGGAGGACTTCCCAGATTTGATGGTTCGAGTATCTGGATACAGTGCATTATTTACCTCACTGGGAGTTGCGTGTCAGAATGATGTGATTAATCGAACAGAGGTTGAGATGTAA
- a CDS encoding glycyl-radical enzyme activating protein, with amino-acid sequence MEKARIFNIERCATEDGPGIRTTVFLKGCNLRCKWCANPESQSFKPEILFKEIKCIGCGKCINSCPQQAIKNMPGYGMITDSDECKLCGTCIDGCYADARVRQGTDYTVEELMEVLGRDEHYYLASGGGITFSGGEPLMYSKFIHACARKIRKRGWNILIETCGQVPQENIEMIASDVDTIYCDYKHYDPEKHKELTGVDNRQIISNIRWIDEHFEGDFYLRYPYIPGCNDGTEAIEQFLKFAERLSKVKEVVFLPYHRLGLPKYQGLGRMYEMGDMKSLKVQDLNFLKEYENKYDLKIKIQ; translated from the coding sequence ATGGAAAAAGCAAGGATTTTCAATATTGAACGTTGCGCAACAGAAGATGGACCAGGAATTCGAACAACAGTGTTCTTGAAGGGGTGTAACCTTCGATGCAAATGGTGTGCAAATCCAGAGTCACAGTCTTTTAAACCGGAAATCCTTTTTAAAGAAATAAAATGTATTGGCTGCGGGAAATGTATAAATAGCTGCCCGCAGCAGGCTATTAAGAACATGCCGGGGTACGGAATGATTACAGACTCTGATGAATGTAAATTGTGCGGGACATGCATAGATGGATGTTATGCAGATGCAAGAGTCAGACAGGGAACGGATTACACAGTGGAAGAATTGATGGAGGTTCTGGGGCGAGATGAACATTACTATCTTGCATCAGGAGGAGGGATTACATTTAGCGGTGGAGAACCGTTAATGTATTCAAAATTCATTCATGCGTGTGCGAGAAAGATAAGAAAAAGAGGCTGGAATATATTGATAGAGACTTGTGGGCAAGTACCACAAGAAAATATTGAAATGATTGCTTCTGATGTAGATACAATTTATTGTGATTATAAACATTATGATCCTGAAAAGCATAAAGAGCTGACAGGAGTGGATAATCGACAGATCATCAGTAACATTCGGTGGATAGATGAACATTTTGAAGGGGATTTTTATCTGAGATATCCATACATCCCAGGATGCAATGATGGCACAGAAGCGATTGAACAATTCCTGAAATTCGCAGAACGGCTTTCAAAGGTGAAAGAAGTGGTATTTTTACCATATCATCGGTTAGGACTTCCAAAATATCAGGGACTTGGAAGAATGTATGAAATGGGAGATATGAAATCACTGAAAGTTCAGGATTTGAATTTCCTGAAAGAATATGAAAATAAATATGATTTAAAAATAAAAATTCAATAA
- a CDS encoding rhamnulokinase: protein MGEVNKTMVALDCGNSSYRVVLGRYRDGKIESTVIKQIPNGMEKVGEYYYWDIRKIFDGFIETLKSIVDSGEKIDSIGICTWGVDFAMFDSNGEMIQNPLCYRNTIGERVLASLSEDEKKKMFYQTGILCDKINSVYMLAGMNEEFSDVMEKADKCLMVPDVLNYFLTGKMVNEPSELSTTQLMDVKEKKISSEICEKFKISEKLFSEIGVHGTKIGDIKKEVLRKLGIDYEIPIICVPSHDTASAVAAIPAQEKDFGFVSCGTWSLIGTELDEPIQNDEVIRSSLTNELGAFGKITLLKNNAGMFIANCLRKELCAAYGREVPWSEITQMAESAKGEVFIDLNDIRFFNPESMSREVWGSLTESGQADGEMEWGILFRAFYESLACSYAITLEDAQKISGRNFEKVYIVGGGAASSILLRLMSGYTEKPVVVCFGESTSMGNLAVQLKYFEPELELGDIRNIIAKSYRTELIQEKNENAEKIRMLYRAVLNH from the coding sequence ATGGGGGAAGTAAATAAGACCATGGTGGCACTGGATTGTGGAAACTCATCCTATCGAGTAGTTCTTGGAAGATATCGGGATGGAAAAATAGAAAGTACAGTTATAAAACAGATTCCCAACGGAATGGAAAAAGTCGGAGAGTATTACTACTGGGATATCAGGAAGATATTTGATGGTTTTATAGAAACTTTAAAAAGTATTGTTGACAGTGGTGAAAAAATCGATTCTATCGGAATTTGTACATGGGGAGTTGATTTTGCCATGTTTGATTCGAATGGCGAGATGATTCAGAATCCGCTTTGTTATCGAAATACAATTGGTGAGCGCGTGCTGGCTTCGCTAAGTGAAGATGAAAAGAAAAAAATGTTTTACCAGACAGGGATTTTGTGTGACAAAATTAATTCCGTTTATATGCTTGCAGGAATGAATGAAGAATTTTCAGATGTAATGGAAAAAGCAGATAAATGTCTGATGGTTCCGGATGTTTTGAATTATTTCTTGACAGGGAAGATGGTCAACGAGCCAAGTGAGTTAAGCACAACACAGCTTATGGATGTGAAAGAGAAGAAAATCAGTTCCGAGATATGTGAAAAATTTAAAATTTCGGAAAAATTATTCTCTGAAATTGGCGTACATGGAACGAAAATCGGGGATATAAAAAAAGAGGTTCTCAGAAAACTTGGAATTGATTATGAGATTCCAATCATATGTGTTCCGTCTCATGATACAGCATCTGCCGTTGCCGCAATTCCAGCACAGGAAAAGGATTTTGGATTTGTAAGCTGTGGAACATGGTCGCTGATAGGAACGGAACTGGATGAGCCAATTCAGAATGACGAAGTGATTCGGTCCAGTCTGACAAATGAACTTGGCGCATTTGGAAAGATTACTTTATTAAAGAACAACGCAGGAATGTTTATAGCAAACTGTCTTCGAAAAGAATTGTGTGCTGCTTATGGAAGAGAAGTACCATGGAGCGAAATTACACAGATGGCAGAGAGTGCAAAAGGAGAGGTTTTCATTGATCTGAATGACATTAGATTTTTTAATCCGGAAAGTATGTCACGGGAAGTCTGGGGATCTCTTACAGAGAGCGGACAGGCAGACGGTGAAATGGAATGGGGGATTTTGTTTAGGGCATTTTATGAATCACTGGCCTGCTCTTATGCAATCACACTTGAAGATGCACAGAAGATTAGCGGCAGGAATTTTGAAAAAGTGTATATTGTCGGTGGCGGAGCCGCAAGCAGTATTTTGCTGAGGCTGATGTCGGGTTATACAGAAAAACCAGTTGTGGTATGTTTTGGAGAAAGTACTTCTATGGGAAATCTGGCAGTACAGTTAAAGTATTTCGAACCAGAGTTAGAACTTGGGGATATCCGAAATATTATCGCAAAATCTTATCGTACAGAACTGATACAGGAAAAGAATGAAAATGCAGAGAAAATAAGAATGCTTTACAGAGCAGTTTTAAACCATTAG
- a CDS encoding sugar ABC transporter ATP-binding protein: MQDNILEMRDITKSFFGVKVLKNAQLTVKKGQVHILLGENGAGKSTLIKILSGAYAREEGTVILDGNEMPPMPPGEVIKAGVSVIYQEFNLVPEMSVYENIFLGKEIVKGGRVDHKKEIEEAKKCMDRVGLDCSPKTLISELSVAKKQLVEIAKAISNDVKILVLDEPTAAITDKETEMLFDIIRELKKQGIGIIYISHRLSELLEIGDVCTVMRDGEYIDTVNIKDTTEDELTRLMVGRQVSFEKLENPHLKKDEVVLSVKNLNYKNLVRNVSFDLHKGEILGFAGLVGAGRTETAKTIIGDYKKDSGTVIYKGKEIGTNLSENIKNGIVYLSEDRKDEGLILMHSVAENIALPNLPKLCKPFLNRRKERSVSKDYIKSLKIKTFSELTDAKNLSGGNQQKVVIAKWLYSDADIYIFDEPTRGIDVGARDEIYNIMYDLIAKGASIIMISSDLVEVLKMSDRVVVMREGRINGIVENDGMLTQEETMKMELAEEEKHEG, from the coding sequence ATGCAGGACAATATATTAGAAATGCGAGATATTACGAAAAGTTTCTTTGGAGTAAAAGTCCTGAAAAATGCTCAGTTGACAGTGAAAAAGGGTCAGGTACATATTCTACTGGGAGAAAATGGAGCAGGAAAATCTACACTGATCAAAATATTGTCAGGTGCATATGCCAGAGAAGAAGGAACCGTGATTTTAGATGGAAATGAAATGCCGCCAATGCCGCCGGGAGAGGTAATTAAGGCGGGTGTCAGTGTAATCTATCAGGAATTCAATCTTGTTCCGGAAATGTCAGTATATGAAAATATTTTTCTTGGAAAAGAGATTGTAAAAGGAGGCCGTGTAGACCATAAGAAAGAGATTGAAGAAGCGAAAAAATGTATGGATCGCGTGGGACTGGATTGCAGCCCGAAGACTTTAATTTCAGAATTGAGCGTGGCGAAAAAACAGCTGGTAGAGATTGCGAAAGCAATATCAAATGATGTTAAAATCCTGGTTCTGGACGAGCCAACAGCAGCAATCACTGATAAAGAAACAGAAATGTTGTTTGATATTATCAGAGAACTGAAAAAGCAAGGAATAGGTATTATTTATATTTCTCATCGCCTGAGTGAACTTTTGGAAATCGGTGATGTATGTACGGTTATGAGAGATGGTGAATATATCGATACTGTTAATATCAAAGATACGACAGAGGATGAATTGACACGGTTGATGGTAGGACGTCAGGTTTCTTTTGAAAAACTGGAAAATCCGCACTTAAAGAAAGACGAAGTTGTACTTTCCGTAAAAAATCTGAATTATAAGAATCTGGTAAGAAATGTATCCTTTGATCTGCACAAGGGCGAGATCCTTGGATTTGCAGGACTGGTAGGAGCCGGAAGAACCGAAACAGCAAAAACAATTATTGGAGACTACAAAAAAGACAGCGGTACAGTAATCTACAAGGGAAAAGAAATCGGAACGAACTTATCAGAGAACATTAAGAACGGAATTGTATATCTAAGTGAGGACAGAAAAGATGAAGGATTGATTCTGATGCATTCCGTGGCAGAAAACATTGCACTGCCAAATCTTCCGAAGTTGTGTAAACCGTTTTTAAATCGAAGAAAAGAGCGCAGTGTTTCCAAAGATTATATTAAAAGTCTGAAAATCAAGACGTTTTCAGAACTGACAGATGCGAAGAACCTGTCAGGTGGAAACCAGCAGAAAGTTGTTATTGCAAAATGGTTATATTCGGATGCTGATATTTATATTTTTGATGAGCCTACCAGAGGAATTGATGTAGGTGCCAGAGATGAAATATATAACATTATGTATGATCTGATTGCAAAGGGAGCCTCCATTATTATGATTTCATCAGATCTGGTAGAAGTATTGAAGATGAGTGACCGGGTTGTGGTTATGCGGGAAGGACGCATAAATGGAATTGTCGAAAATGATGGAATGCTGACTCAGGAAGAGACTATGAAAATGGAACTTGCGGAGGAGGAAAAACATGAAGGATAA
- a CDS encoding ABC transporter permease codes for MKDKRVNISDWIIYIGMICIFVVFTIICSALGKQFLTLNNVMNIINQASINAVVAIGASLVILTGGIDLSVGSVVGFVGIFLALRLQEGMPIPVAIILCLVLGAAVGLFNGILISYGKVPAFIVTLGSMQAVRGLAQIINGGQAVSGFPLEIGAVMKTKLFGVIPIGVLYVIVFYAVMILILSYTKFGRRIYALGGNEHAARLSGIKVKRLEVAVYVLCGIFAAFAGVMLLSRLLYADPSAGNSYEMNAIAASVIGGISMSGGKGRLANTVAGAIILATLTNGLQIMNVATYYQTVITGLVVIVAVFVDKRKERKAE; via the coding sequence ATGAAGGATAAACGAGTAAATATATCGGACTGGATAATTTATATAGGAATGATTTGTATTTTCGTTGTATTTACAATCATTTGTTCAGCCCTTGGAAAACAGTTCTTAACGCTGAATAACGTTATGAATATTATTAATCAGGCCAGCATTAACGCAGTAGTAGCTATTGGAGCATCGCTAGTTATTCTGACAGGAGGGATAGATCTTTCTGTAGGATCCGTCGTAGGATTTGTTGGAATATTTCTTGCACTGAGACTTCAGGAAGGAATGCCAATTCCTGTTGCGATTATCCTTTGCCTGGTGCTTGGAGCGGCAGTCGGACTTTTTAATGGTATACTTATCAGTTATGGAAAGGTTCCGGCATTTATCGTAACACTTGGTTCTATGCAGGCAGTCAGAGGTCTGGCTCAGATTATCAATGGAGGACAGGCAGTATCTGGATTCCCGTTGGAAATCGGAGCTGTTATGAAAACAAAATTATTTGGAGTAATTCCAATAGGTGTACTGTATGTAATTGTATTTTATGCAGTAATGATCCTGATTCTTTCCTATACAAAATTTGGACGCCGTATTTACGCGCTTGGAGGAAATGAACATGCGGCAAGACTTTCTGGTATTAAAGTAAAAAGACTAGAAGTTGCGGTATATGTACTGTGTGGAATTTTCGCAGCATTTGCAGGAGTTATGCTTCTTTCAAGATTGTTATATGCAGATCCAAGTGCAGGAAACTCTTATGAGATGAATGCAATCGCAGCATCTGTTATCGGTGGAATTTCCATGTCAGGTGGAAAAGGAAGACTTGCAAATACAGTCGCAGGTGCAATTATTCTGGCAACACTCACAAATGGTCTTCAGATTATGAACGTAGCTACATATTATCAGACGGTCATTACAGGACTTGTAGTTATTGTTGCGGTATTTGTAGATAAGAGAAAAGAAAGAAAAGCTGAGTAA
- a CDS encoding sugar ABC transporter substrate-binding protein yields the protein MKKKLVSMILCVAMVATMAVGCGSGAKNSGSSNNDKVADATTEVSDALVEEMKSMVPDGDYSKYTIGFCGMTLNNEYHIIVANAVQQACNALGIKCEIQAGSQHASVEEQLTIIENYVSQGVDGIILVPAASEGLISALQECESANIPVINLDTKLDDSTLKTLGKDIPFYGTDNYVGGQLVGEEVAQMYPDGCKTAILRGVQGQTNDDDRYNGFLDKAGDVVDLVAEQHANWETDQGYTAIQNIIQANKDLQVIYCENDLMGIGAYQAVDEAGLTDQIKIFSYDGVTEGLQYVVDGKFVSTCAQQPIKMGKLGVANMAKIFAGKDAESYIDTGCELITSENAKQTLEETKKYTAEISPSK from the coding sequence ATGAAGAAAAAATTAGTGAGTATGATTCTCTGTGTAGCAATGGTGGCTACAATGGCTGTTGGATGTGGAAGCGGAGCAAAAAACAGCGGCAGCAGCAACAATGACAAGGTGGCAGATGCAACGACAGAAGTTTCCGATGCGCTTGTAGAGGAAATGAAATCTATGGTTCCAGATGGAGATTACAGTAAATATACAATCGGATTTTGTGGTATGACATTGAATAATGAGTATCATATTATTGTTGCTAATGCAGTACAGCAGGCATGTAATGCATTAGGAATCAAATGTGAGATTCAGGCAGGATCACAGCATGCATCGGTTGAGGAACAGTTGACAATTATTGAGAACTACGTTTCACAGGGCGTAGATGGTATCATTCTTGTACCGGCGGCTTCCGAAGGTCTGATTTCAGCTCTTCAGGAGTGTGAATCTGCAAATATTCCAGTTATCAATCTAGATACAAAGTTAGATGATTCTACATTAAAGACACTTGGCAAAGATATTCCATTCTATGGAACAGACAACTATGTCGGTGGTCAGCTCGTTGGTGAAGAGGTTGCGCAGATGTATCCGGATGGATGTAAAACAGCAATCTTAAGAGGTGTTCAGGGTCAGACAAATGATGATGACAGATATAATGGATTCCTTGATAAAGCAGGTGATGTTGTTGATCTTGTTGCAGAGCAGCATGCAAACTGGGAGACAGATCAGGGTTACACAGCAATCCAGAATATTATTCAGGCAAATAAAGATCTTCAGGTTATCTATTGTGAGAACGACCTGATGGGAATCGGAGCTTATCAGGCAGTAGATGAAGCCGGACTTACAGATCAGATTAAAATTTTCTCATATGATGGTGTGACAGAAGGATTACAGTATGTAGTGGATGGAAAGTTTGTGTCAACTTGTGCGCAGCAGCCAATTAAGATGGGTAAATTAGGTGTTGCAAACATGGCTAAGATCTTCGCAGGTAAAGATGCAGAATCTTACATTGATACAGGATGCGAACTGATTACAAGCGAGAATGCAAAACAGACGCTTGAAGAGACAAAGAAATACACAGCTGAAATTAGTCCATCCAAATAA
- a CDS encoding class II aldolase/adducin family protein, with translation MNYKKLIVDSGKRMAGSGLTVETWGNISVRDSETGLVYLTPSAMLYDTIVEDDVVVCTLDGKIVEGTRKPTIETEMHLSVYRNRAEVNAVIHTHPLYSMVYAAQGKDIPLIIDEAAQIMGDVCRCTEYALPGSQELADNCVKALGEKANSCLIHSHGAVCVGENMEGAFKVAKVLEVTSQIYYMIEATGGKPVGISDENIAAMQDFVKNSYGQGK, from the coding sequence ATGAATTATAAAAAATTAATCGTAGATAGTGGAAAACGTATGGCAGGATCTGGATTAACCGTAGAGACATGGGGAAATATCAGTGTCAGAGATTCAGAAACAGGTCTCGTATATCTGACACCGAGTGCAATGCTTTACGATACAATCGTGGAAGATGATGTTGTAGTATGTACTTTAGACGGAAAGATTGTGGAAGGAACAAGAAAACCGACGATTGAGACAGAGATGCATTTGTCTGTGTATAGAAACAGAGCAGAAGTGAATGCGGTTATTCATACACATCCACTGTATTCTATGGTTTACGCAGCGCAGGGAAAGGATATTCCACTGATTATTGATGAGGCAGCTCAGATTATGGGAGATGTATGTAGATGTACGGAGTATGCACTTCCGGGATCACAGGAACTTGCAGACAATTGTGTAAAGGCGCTGGGAGAAAAGGCAAATTCATGTCTGATTCATTCTCATGGAGCAGTATGTGTCGGAGAAAATATGGAAGGCGCTTTTAAAGTTGCAAAAGTGTTGGAAGTTACATCCCAAATTTACTATATGATAGAAGCAACAGGTGGAAAACCAGTAGGAATCTCTGACGAAAATATAGCAGCGATGCAGGATTTTGTGAAAAATTCATATGGTCAAGGAAAATAA